Genomic DNA from Coffea eugenioides isolate CCC68of unplaced genomic scaffold, Ceug_1.0 ScVebR1_2510;HRSCAF=3550, whole genome shotgun sequence:
ATCTGACTGAGACTGAGCGTATCAGCCTGATTTGACAAGTCAGTGCAGTAGATAGGTCCTGTCAGATGTCACGTTCGTCCTGTAGATGTCAGGATCTTGGACAGGACTTCAATTGTCATGTCAGACATAGTGCTAAACCGAGATAACAGTAAATGTAGGAGCCACCTCAGTTATCCATGTGCGGGGTGTAGCCGAGGTGACTAGAACGGATAGGGGCCACCCCAGAGGTGAGGGGATCATCTAGGTACGGCCGAGCCGATGTGACCATTATAAACGTCCATAGGCAGGTAGGAGGGACCGAGCCGGGATGACCATCCTCACCATACATTCACAAGCATGGGGACATTCTGAAGTAAAAGATGATGTGCTGCAGTAGTTTTAAGGGAGACTAAATTTGTGTCGCTGACAATAATGGATTGTAACCTCAAACAGCTGCATACCTCCAGATATTTCAAGGCAATAGATGGACCACAAACTCGAAGGTTGATCAAAACTGAAGAGCCCCCCACTACCAGGCGCTCAAGAAATGGACAGTTGATAAAGAAAAATTCTAGTACCTCCACAGTTACATTCAGACTCTTCAAACTCAATGCTCTAAGGGACTTGAAGCCAATCTGTGCATGATGATGGATTTCAGGGTAACCAGGTTGAGATTTGCCACTGCTACAGCGAAGAAATACACAATCAAAAGTATATGATTCTGGAGAAGAAGGCGGGCCATCATCTGGAAACAGGTCCAATTCTAGCCTTTGCACTCTCCTTGCAAATGCATGCTGAAGCCAGTTATGAGTCTCATCTCCATAAAAATTGTCCAAATAAAAAGCAACTCTCAAATAATCTAATGCCAAAGACTTGTCTGGTTGGAGCAGCACCTTGTCAACCCATTCAACATACTTACGCCTTTCCTTTATAACAAAGTCCAGATACCTTGCCCCGTTGCGCATTGAGACCATCTTCTTTAGCACTTTCGAAGCATCAAAATCAAGGCAAGCCATAGACCTCCACAGATCTATCCAACGCTATGAAAGAACACTTGTTCTGGCAGCTTCTTTTGGCGTTAGACAAGACAGTAAGCTGATCCTTGAGGGGTGCCTTGTCTTTGGACAGTTCCTCGCTCCAAAACCAGTGGCAAGTATTGCCCTTGATTCCATCAAGATCAAAACTTTCTGCTACTTTTCCATTGCTGCAGCCCACCATCGAGCCTGGAGAGATAAGTACAACCACCGTTCTAAACGCCCGGCATCCGCCTACTTCGGCTTAGTCGAAAGTGGCCAGGAATAAAAGAAGCTGGAGATTGTTACTTGTTTGAGGAAAAGAGAAACTGATTTAGGATGCTTTCACAAAGTAATTGGGTTGATTTCGATTCCAGttgttgttgattttttttttttatcgcaacgataacatttgtataacctaccTATTCTAATTTAGTCGAAGGGCACTGACGGGATTTTCCTGTTCGAGGAAGCCACAATTAAGTGGCAAGGTCTCTTGACCTCCAACCCCCACCAAGACTTAAATGTTTTGGTGGTACCAACAGTTCAAGAG
This window encodes:
- the LOC113756888 gene encoding uncharacterized protein LOC113756888; translation: MACLDFDASKVLKKMVSMRNGARYLDFVIKERRKYVEWVDKVLLQPDKSLALDYLRVAFYLDNFYGDETHNWLQHAFARRVQRLELDLFPDDGPPSSPESYTFDCVFLRCSSGKSQPGYPEIHHHAQIGFKSLRALSLKSLNVTVEVLEFFFINCPFLERLVVGGSSVLINLRVCGPSIALKYLEVCSCLRLQSIIVSDTNLVSLKTTAAHHLLLQNVPMLVNVWYVISWLFCCLSQLEIITLRAKELQVSQEKGIVHELPQLTNPKEFVLIDFASKDESLIGFTSLIRASPSLEKFVLKLESWWNDMVRGDRKLKKAASFPLQHLKVVQLLGYYGRRSEPQLVEYFLENAIVLMIRVNSIRPKRARKRSGKRSRKS